In a genomic window of Sutcliffiella sp. FSL R7-0096:
- the nikC gene encoding nickel ABC transporter permease subunit NikC translates to MIAKFRGILKSRILIVLCSSIILVLFLITIFAPWLAPNDPVLVNLAHKLQSPSLDYPLGTDHLGRCTFSRILFGARISLGFAMLIFISALSIGLIVGIIAGYKGGWIDQLLMRFGDGLMAIPSLLFVLGFVGIWGAGLKQVVLGLILVQWVYYARIIRGMVLSLKEQNYITAAKISGSSTWTIMKKHIFPNVIPPLAVMGTLEMGWAIMNLSSMSFLGLGVQPPTPEWGAMIHEGKSYIRTHPSLMIYPGLMIMLVVITFNLLGESLSERFGVKRR, encoded by the coding sequence ATGATAGCGAAGTTTCGTGGTATATTAAAAAGTCGAATTTTGATTGTTCTTTGTTCGTCAATAATTTTAGTGTTATTTTTGATCACGATTTTTGCCCCATGGCTCGCACCTAACGATCCTGTTTTGGTTAATTTAGCTCATAAATTACAATCACCTTCTTTAGATTATCCATTAGGTACAGACCACTTAGGTAGATGTACGTTTTCACGTATACTATTTGGAGCTCGAATCTCACTTGGGTTTGCTATGCTCATTTTTATTTCAGCTTTAAGTATAGGTTTAATCGTCGGGATTATTGCTGGGTATAAAGGTGGTTGGATAGATCAATTGTTAATGAGATTTGGTGATGGTCTAATGGCAATCCCAAGTCTTTTGTTTGTTCTAGGGTTTGTTGGTATTTGGGGAGCCGGACTTAAACAAGTCGTTTTAGGGTTAATCCTCGTACAATGGGTTTATTATGCGAGGATCATTAGAGGAATGGTACTTAGCCTGAAAGAACAGAACTACATTACCGCAGCTAAAATCAGTGGTTCTTCTACGTGGACTATCATGAAGAAACATATTTTTCCTAATGTTATACCACCCCTAGCAGTAATGGGAACATTAGAAATGGGTTGGGCAATAATGAATTTATCATCTATGTCCTTTTTAGGTTTAGGTGTGCAACCTCCTACACCTGAGTGGGGAGCAATGATTCATGAAGGGAAGTCCTATATTAGGACACATCCTTCATTAATGATTTATCCAGGTTTAATGATTATGCTAGTTGTTATTACTTTTAATTTATTAGGTGAATCACTCTCAGAGCGATTTGGAGTAAAACGTCGCTAA